From the Vicia villosa cultivar HV-30 ecotype Madison, WI unplaced genomic scaffold, Vvil1.0 ctg.001633F_1_1, whole genome shotgun sequence genome, the window ATTTTCTCGATCATTTATTTATAAGTTCGTCTTTTTTGTTCTAATTAATAGTGCATAACTATGTATTAAATTGTAAGATGCCCGTGTGTCCAATGTTGTCAAGACCGAGATCTTACACAAGATCGGGAGAGAATAACATGATCGTAAAATATAAAATCGTAGTTAAGATCGAAAGATCCTATCCAATAATTTTGGGAAGATAGAGAGGGGGGTAACATTATCGTAAAACATAAGATTGCAACTAAAATCATTAGATCCtactaaaatgaaaaaataatagtatataatttatgtatttttaCATGATATACGTTGGTAGGCAAATGTCTTCATGAGAAATCGattctttttcatattctttagaCATGTATGATTGAGTCTTTATACTTCATTACTACCACATGGATCATTTGTTAGACATTAGGGACATATTTGGTCAATTACTAAGACTATCATAAgtcaattaattaaaacaaacccAACAAATGAGATGTTTATTCTCTAAACCCTAAATATAAAACTTCATCATTTCAAAAGGCTCACATTCATTCTCACCAAACCCTATTTTTGTGCCTCTGCATCTTGCCATCCTTCTCACCTTTTATTGGTGGTGGCCCTGCCAGATAGCACAAAATAAACTACTTTAAGATTTTTTTCACAATTTAGCTACAACACGCGATTCTACTTAAGATCCGTATCATTGGGGTGAGAGAGATTGTAAAATCTTAAGATCTTAAGGTCTAGTTCAACTTCATTGGTCATAATGGCCTCCTACTCTGAATGCAGCATCACCCAAATGATTTTCCACTACTAGTAAAGTACTAGTAAAGGACAATTGGGTTGTGGGCCAAGAGGCATAATACCATCATTAAAGAAAGTGGTATTATGCACGTCGTCTCTGTGCCATTCGTCAATCCATATACAATTGTTGTATCGGAGGTTATGACTGGGTCTAGAAGTGGTTTTATATTTACTCCGAAGACAAGTATTAATAATGGTGTCCCACCTGACAGCCCACCCAACAGAGTAGTTTTGCATCTTTTGTTGCATAATTATTTAGTTGGCAAGATTATCTATTATTTGAAGAAAAACAAGGGAAAACCAAAACAGATCAAAACCTAGGTGAATTTATACCACTTTGCCGCTCACGAGTTTCAAGTTTTCAGCATATGAGTTCTGAAGCCACAATTAAATTTGCAGCACCCCCTACTTGGGGTTCTAGTGTAACAGCTGTAACCTTtgatcaagtttttttttttcaatagatAATGATATTCAAAGAAACCAGAGGATACAGAACCAAAAATAACAGTTACCTCTTTAAACAAGAAAGAGGCAAaatgttccaaaaataaaaattacaggaCACAGATGAAACATTAACTGCTCTAAACCATTTCCAAGAGGATAACACTATAGCAGAAACACACTCGTCGAAGCTAAAAATGCGACCTCTGAAAATAATAGCGTTCCTCATAATCCAAATATTCCACACCACCGACATCCAAATAACACCAACAGTTAATCTTTCGTCTAAAACGTTAATTCTGCCATAGAAAGCAAGATAATTTCTTAACCCAAGGTTTGTCAACGATATGGAGTTGCCTATCCAAGAACCTACTTTCTCCCAAATTTTCTCAAGGATTGGGCAAGAGACAAACAAATGGTGAGAGTCCTCCTCAGTGTTAACACAGAAAACACAGCAACAATCCGAGGCCGCAGTCAAGATCCCTCTCTTCTTCTGCTGCTGTCTCGTCGGATTTCTGTCCAACACAATTCTCCAAACAAAAATCTGAACCTTCGAGGGAGCCTCAATATGCCATAGGAACTTCAACTTGTTTGAGATAACCTCTTCACCATTAACAGTTTCCATTCTACTTCTAACAGCTTTTGCGCACGAATTAACCGAGAACCCCTCACTTTCGTTGGCGGCCCATAAGATAGTATATCTCTCACCCTGCACCAATTGGATGCTAGAAATAAGATCTAACAGTTCCAAAAACAGATACTGATCGTCTTCGTCGATGATGCTGAACCAATTCTGCGAGTTCCATATCCATTCATCATTCTCCCAATGCCCTGCATCAGCAACATACATAAAAGGGGTTGTTGCTCTTGTATACAACTCAGGGTATGTCTCCGATAAAGCCTGCTCCCCGCACCATCTACAGAACCAGAAGGATAATCTGTCCCCTTTCTTGACTCTACACGAGAACAGGTCTGAGGCAGAGAGGTCTCTCGTTCCTTCACAGTCGTTTATCAAGATTAAGCCACGCCACCAAATAGAATCACTTTTGTTTAAAATTCTGTTGTCATTCACGAACATCTTAAGATTATCGAAGATCTGAATATGATGACTCAAATTCTGAATGATAAGATTATAATGTCTCACATCTAAGGAACTAAGCTTCTGGTGGAAACTTAGACTCTGAAAACCATGTGCAAAGGAACTCAACCTCTGACCCGTACTCAATTTCTAAAAGCATGTATATCTTGTCAAGTCTAGTCATAGTTTAAAATCACGAaaaaaaatcgtttgaaaaaacatattaaaagaaggactaacatggctcagttaaattttgtaagggactaAATAGAGACCTTTTTTAtctcagggactaatttggactctctcttttttgtgagggactaaaatgggtcttcactggtggtccagtcacggttaaaaagtaaaaaaaaaagacatcggtttgaaaaatatattagtagagggactaacatggctcggttaaattttgtaaggaattTAATAGGGATTTTTTTTTCTCAaggactaatctgacctctacaGTTTTTGTAAGGAACTAAAATGAGACTTCACTcttaaatttatttcataaattagttaaatttataatataatatttattattgaatctcaatatttatttaaaaaatttaatatacatTAGACATTCAATAAAAATTTATTGGCATGAGCACCCATGagataaaaaaagaaatgaaatactAGTTGTTACAAAATGTTATTTAATAAGCAATCTCTTCCTCTTCTACTTTCTCTCTTatcatttcaacattcaacattaTTACTCACCGTTAAACTCTTTCTCTTATCTTTAGCTCTTGACTCAGTTAATAAAATTCTCCTAATATTTCTCTCTTACTAGTTCTCCTATTATAAGCAAAGAAAATACAATTTTGTTTCTTTAATATACGATAATTTtactatattaattttatataatacttaTTTTACCTATATTGCCCATCATTACTTTATTAGTATTTGATGTTCCAATAAATTTACTGGTAGTAGGTGTGATACGTACAGTAGGATAGTGGAAATGCCAGCACCACACAATGGTAAGTGGCTCTTTCAAATGTGTTGAGAAATATGCGGTTTACGATAACAAATCATGGCTCCAAACAATTTGCAAACTCCCTCAATCTTCTTCGTGTTATTCTGGCCTAGTGCTTACTGGTTCAAAGCCCTAGCCCTAGCGTGGGATATATAAATGATGCAATATCAATGTTTCCTCTTGACGGGCATAATCTTGATTTTCGATGGATTCTTGCTTTTTCTTTGTTGGATCAGTAATCCGTTACCAAACTTAGTTGCAATTTACTAAATACCATCCGATTTGTTGATTTCTGTATTTGGTTTAATGTTTTTGTTCATCATATTTCCTTTGTTGTGTATGTGAATTTTCATTGACACAAAAAAACGAGGAACGACAGGTTCCAAAATGAAGAGAGCGATATTCATTAACACAGAGAAATCAGGAACAACAACATTGTGCAAATATTGTCATGTTTTCAGGTGTGTGGGGTtgagtatattttttttttattatgattattttGATCAACAATCATTTTGTTTGTATCTTTACGATCATATTGATACTGACCATAATGTAACTACAGGAATATTTTAATGAGAATGAAAGCTCCGAAGGATGCTTATGAATGCATTCAATTGCGTCTCTTCAAAATGAAGGCTCGGTGAGTTTTatatatgtgttttttttttaatgtgttGATCATATGATAACAAGAATAAAAAGTACAAAAAATTATGTCTTtatcaatcaattaaaataaaaaacacacacacacatatatatatatatatatatatatatatatatatatatatatatattttaatcataTATCTTAGAAAATTTGTTATTCTAAGACTTTCAAACAATATATcttaatctattttaaaatatatttaattttaaacatgtttaacataaataattgattttaatctaACAATTATTTACCTAGAGTATAAAAATGGTATTAAAGTTTtggcttataaaaaaaataattggtaaaattaaatgtttaatatgttaaaaaacagcctttaaaaagaagttatttatttaaacaaaatatttttctatgtaTTTTGCTATGTACCGATATTTAATTAGTATTAAATAAATTCTTAATATTTGAAGAAAACATATAATTAATGCTTTTCTATACAGAAAGTTGAGTTGTTAAACCCCCTTCTTAAATAGACAAGCTTCAatcatatacaagtaaacttatgATTCCTATATTAAAAAACCACAATAACACTGAACTATACAGTTTAGAAAAAATTTGCAGTTGTCGGTAAcatttatttttgcatttttttactttattatccaCGTAGAAGTTCATGTAAAATTGTTTAAtctttaaaaaattgtaaaactCATTAATGTTATTTTAAATTCAAGTATGATACTTCATTAATTGTTATGTTATGATGAAACTTGAGAACTGAAATCCACTCAGTTAGAATCAAAAGACCGTTAATTTGATGAGTGTTTATAGTTACAACTGTTTTCTACATAGGTTGCGGTTGTGTCGATTTTTTTTCCTATAAATCCTTTTTGGCTACTTAATAAAGCCAACATCGAAATTATTATCCATTAGTTGCATGCTTTCGAGTTTTCTCCTCAATTGAAAAAATGGACTCATTGAAGATTTTTTCCATTTTCGGttgaaagaaaattttgaaaccTCCATCTAGATGAATAATGATGGTGACATTGGTAATATAGAGTAAACATAAGTGATTATAGAAATCGAAATTGACAGACCCGCATATAATGTAGAAAATAGTTGTAACGATAACACTAATCAAAATAGTagtcttgtttttattttctcacACCTCATAATAAGATAACAAACATTTGAGTAGGAAActttaagttaaaaaaaatatcaatgtgaGTTTCACAAGTTTTTTAAATATCAACTTTCAACTATGTTTGTCTTGGATACTCTGTTAACTCTGAcaacaaaaattcaaaacaattccCTAAGTTGCCTCTTTTCATTATTGGTGTTGTGGTTTTGTATCTTAACCCTTCATTTATATTATCTTCCCCGAAATTTAGTGTGTTGTATAAGTTTGTGATTATTTCAATAAATGTTGATGGCTGGGAAGAAGCCTTCTCGATCTCGTGTGATCATGTTCTAGTTTCAGTTCATGTTCCAAATAAAACTCAAGGTAGTTCTCATTTTCTTACATTGTCTTTTATGTTCATGTCTTCTTTTTGAACCACTAAGTATAAATAATATGTATGATTAATGAGTTTAGGGTATGTTTAGATGGAGGATTTTAAAGAGGAtatgaaagtttttttttatgttaaggAGGCTGTAAAATGTTCAAATTAAGTTTGATTGAAATAAATATGATTACGAAAGTATAGACTTATTCCTCCAAAACTCTTTTGATTCTAACGGGCAAATTggttataatatatttaattatatttgaagcTCAGCACTGAAGTTGATGAACATGATCCTTAGTCGATGCATATATGATATATCCAAGTAGAATGATCTTGAAGATGCAATTGGGAGAATCAATAGTTAATATATTTGAATCGATAGGttagttttatcattattttaaaattatgttgCAGATTTCATCGAAGACTGAAGCATATGCATAAACAGTAAATTAAATCACATGTACAACGGATGATTTCAAGTTTTATCTTCTCATGGTCAAATATTAAATTGGGAGAATGATCTTGAAGATGCAATTGGGAGAATCAATAGTTAATATATTTGAATCGATAGGttagttttatcattattttaaaattatgttgCAGATTTCATCGAAGACTGAAGCATATGCATAAACAGTAAATTAAATCACATGTACAACGGATGATTTCAAGTTTTATCTTCTCATACTTAAACCGTTTAGATACGGTGATGAGGAAAAGTGATATTGAGAGCTTTTGAACTAGTGTCGGggcttaaaatcaattttaacaaaAGCAATGTCTTGGGTGTTAATGTGAGCGATTGGATTATGCATTCGGCAACTTCGTTTCTTGCTTGCAAATAAATGCTACACACCACAATgtcaaaaatagaaataattatATATTGGAGAATCGCTTAGTTCTCCCTTATATATAATTCTTGCTTACGTAAAAAAAACAATTACACATATTATGTAGTCAAATTGTTTGGTCATCTATCAATTTCTTCTAGACTAAGAATTTTTATATAGAGACTATGTGAGTGGATGCGGATGACATATGCATTACTGCTACTAGTACATATTAAGTTTACATTTTATTCTAAACTTTGGTTTCAAATTCAGTATTATTAATGaccttgaaaatcaaaatttaCATAACAACTTCTCC encodes:
- the LOC131636112 gene encoding uncharacterized protein LOC131636112, which produces MTRLDKIYMLLEIEYGSENLSHHIQIFDNLKMFVNDNRILNKSDSIWWRGLILINDCEGTRDLSASDLFSCRVKKGDRLSFWFCRWCGEQALSETYPELYTRATTPFMYVADAGHWENDEWIWNSQNWFSIIDEDDQYLFLELLDLISSIQLVQGERYTILWAANESEGFSVNSCAKAVRSRMETVNGEEVISNKLKFLWHIEAPSKVQIFVWRIVLDRNPTRQQQKKRGILTAASDCCCVFCVNTEEDSHHLFVSCPILEKIWEKVGSWIGNSISLTNLGLRNYLAFYGRINVLDERLTVGVIWMSVVWNIWIMRNAIIFRGRIFSFDECVSAIVLSSWKWFRAVNVSSVSWPPPIKGFARLEIQVRHTKINTVDGLVSGVVVALLRFKFYLMHVVIVVIVLLSSQLQTMEKGSVTGIELAST